A single region of the Brassica rapa cultivar Chiifu-401-42 chromosome A03, CAAS_Brap_v3.01, whole genome shotgun sequence genome encodes:
- the LOC103848182 gene encoding death-associated inhibitor of apoptosis 1, with the protein MSQLGDLLRESADETGSGRTMMLGLLEEDRIDGEDRATSKWSTLKQRLRFDWVGCCGGPTLLRLRGSEAPVAEEDEDDEEEEEHSGQNRVIDLSNSVPDPGLVAETECLTRGTRNLAEALAEERLARGENVTEASVAKVPLMKLLAETEGCDATTWTGADPLCCVCMGREKGAAFIPCGHTYCRVCSREIWMNRGSCPLCNRSIFDVLDLY; encoded by the coding sequence ATGAGTCAGCTTGGCGACCTACTTAGAGAATCGGCGGATGAAACCGGAAGTGGAAGGACGATGATGCTGGGTTTACTCGAGGAAGATCGAATCGACGGTGAAGATCGAGCGACGAGCAAGTGGAGTACGCTCAAACAACGGCTGAGATTTGATTGGGTTGGCTGTTGCGGTGGACCCACCTTGCTGCGTCTCAGAGGATCAGAAGCACCAGTCGCCGAGGAAGACgaagatgatgaggaggaggaggaacacTCGGGTCAAAACCGGGTCATTGACTTGTCGAATTCGGTTCCGGATCCGGGTTTGGTTGCGGAGACGGAGTGTTTAACACGAGGCACAAGGAATCTCGCGGAGGCTCTTGCGGAGGAGAGACTAGCGCGGGGCGAGAACGTGACGGAGGCTTCGGTTGCTAAGGTACCGTTGATGAAATTGCTTGCGGAAACGGAGGGTTGCGATGCGACCACGTGGACGGGTGCTGATCCTTTGTGTTGCGTGTGTATGGGAAGGGAGAAAGGCGCGGCGTTTATCCCATGTGGGCATACGTATTGTAGAGTGTGTTCAAGAGAGATTTGGATGAACCGTGGATCGTGTCCACTTTGTAACCGTTCCATATTTGACGTTCTTGATCTTTACTGA